From bacterium:
CCGGCCCGGAAGACGGGACGCGCGCGCCCGAGGCCCCGCCCGCCATGAGCACCACGGTGTCGTTGGTGCTCGTGTCGCCGTCGATGTCGATGCGGTTGAAGGTCCGCGCGACCGCCGCCCCGAGCAGGCGGCGCAGCAGCCCCTGGGGGACCACGGCATCCGTCGTGATGTAGCAGAGCATCGTCGCCATGCGGGGGTGGATCATGCCCGCCCCTTTGCACATGCCGCCGACGCGGACCGGGCGGCCGCCGATGCGGACTTCCAGCGCCGCCTCCTTGACGAAGGTGTCCGTCGTCATGATCGCCTGCGCGGCGCGCCCGCCCCCGTCCGCCGCCAGCGTGCGGACGGCCTCGGGGACGGCCTTCACGATCTTCGCCGCCGGCAGCTGGCGCCCGATGATCCCCGTCGAGGAGACGAGCACCCGCGTCGGGGGCAGCGCCAGCACCCTGGCGACCGCAGCCGCCACCGAGCGCGCCCTTCTCTCGCCCTCCGCGCCGGTCGCGGCGTTGGCGTTGCCGCTGTTCACGAGCACGGCCTGGAGCGGCCCGCCGGCGGCGAGCAGCGCGCGCCCGAGCTTCACCGGGGCGGCGGCGAAGCGGTTCTGCGTGAAGGTCGCGGCCCACGCGGCCGGGCGGTCCGCGAAGAGGCAGGCCACGTCGGCGCG
This genomic window contains:
- the argJ gene encoding bifunctional glutamate N-acetyltransferase/amino-acid acetyltransferase ArgJ, producing MTNGITSPPKTDWKDLRGMRTVAGGVTAARGFAASGVAAGIKSAGDRADVACLFADRPAAWAATFTQNRFAAAPVKLGRALLAAGGPLQAVLVNSGNANAATGAEGERRARSVAAAVARVLALPPTRVLVSSTGIIGRQLPAAKIVKAVPEAVRTLAADGGGRAAQAIMTTDTFVKEAALEVRIGGRPVRVGGMCKGAGMIHPRMATMLCYITTDAVVPQGLLRRLLGAAVARTFNRIDIDGDTSTNDTVVLMAGGASGARVPSSGPERELFASALLEVCRRLAELIVRDGEGATKLVEIAVGGARSDADALRVADAVANSKLVKTAWFGRDLNWGRMAAAVGYAGVPVDPDRVSISLNGRQVVVRGRGVAPARMARAAREMEQPVLRFVIDLGLGRGADRVLTCDLTDKYVYINAEYPT